The sequence GCTCGCCTGCCGATCCACCGCGGAAGTTTTTCACGATCTCAGGCGAGAAATCAACACGCGCGATCCCGTTGGCGAAATGTATCGAACGTACCTTGGTCCCATCCGGTATCGTCGACCAGTTACCACTGTCGGACGGCTCTGACAAAAGCAGTCCCAACGCCTGCGCGATCGTTTCATTCGTTTTGGCTACCGTATATACCTCGCCGACAAGAGCTTGTCCGTTGGCAGATGCGCGATAGACCGTCACTTTTCGCTGGTCTTTCGACTGTTCGCTTCGATAAACATCATCTGCCGTACGCGGTCGTTGTTCCGCCCGCTCTTGATCGAACGAGATCGAAATGCGATCGCCGATGACATCTTTGATATCGTGGTAATAACTACCGCCAATGACGACAGCAAGCGCCAATACTGCGAGCAGACCCAATCTCAGAATCCATTTCATACGATGACCTCCTTATGCGGAGAAATATTGTTTCAACCCCGTCAAGATCGCCTGCGCAAAGAGTGCCTGCGCATTGGACGATATCAAGAGCTGTTCTTCTCGCGGATTGGAGATGAACGCCAACTCTGTCAAAATAGACGGCATCGAACTGTTCTTCAATAAATAGAAGTTCGCCGTTTTGACGCCTCTATCCTTCAAATCGAACTGATCCATCAGACTTTTCTGTACAGCATATGCCAATCGTTCACCCTCAAGAGAGCCTTGATAATAATACGTTTCTACACCACCGATATCGGGCGAGGTAAACGAATTGAGATGGATCGAAACGAATACATCTGCTTGCAATTCTTCGGCAACGACAACACGATCACCTAACTCTACACTGACAGACGCACCTTCTCGATGGCTGACATCGCGGTCAGTCGTACGTGTCATCAATACGTTGGCACCTTCTGTAATAAGCTGTTTCTGAAGCTCTTTGGCAACAGCAAGCGTGATGTCTTT is a genomic window of Selenomonadales bacterium containing:
- a CDS encoding GerMN domain-containing protein, producing the protein MKWILRLGLLAVLALAVVIGGSYYHDIKDVIGDRISISFDQERAEQRPRTADDVYRSEQSKDQRKVTVYRASANGQALVGEVYTVAKTNETIAQALGLLLSEPSDSGNWSTIPDGTKVRSIHFANGIARVDFSPEIVKNFRGGSAGELLLVGSIVNTLTEIHGVEKVRIMVNGKQVESIGGHVDLSEPIGRMNELLKK